One segment of Thermoanaerobacter kivui DNA contains the following:
- the secA gene encoding preprotein translocase subunit SecA — protein MLSLVEKIFGSYSEREVKRLEPIADKVLSYEDQMARLTDAELRAKTDEFKNRLKNGETLDDILPEAFAVVREAAWRTLKMKHFRVQVIGGIVLHQGRIAEMKTGEGKTLVATLPAYLNALEGKGVHIVTVNDYLAKRDRDWMGKIYEFLGLSVGVILHDMGPEERKKAYAADITYGTNNEFGFDYLRDNMVIYKEDMVQRELNYAIVDEVDSILIDEARTPLIISGIGEKSTDMYKLADRFVRTLRRDEDYVVDEKAKAVSLTEKGVVKAEKFFGIKNLADIENMEISHHINQALKAHAIMKRDIDYVVKDGQVIIVDEFTGRLMFGRRYSEGLHQAIEAKEGVKVERESKTLATITFQNYFRMYKKLAGMTGTAQTEEQEFRAIYGLDVVVIPTNKPMIRIDHPDVIYKTEEAKFKAVVEDIVEHHKKGQPVLVGTISIEKSEKLSAMLKKRGIPHQVLNAKYHEKEAEIIAQAGRKGAVTIATNMAGRGTDILLGGNPEFIAKKKMHEEGYSKEIINEAAGYGPVSGEEVKKARERYFELLEEAKKETEKEHDEVVKLGGLYIIGTERHEARRIDNQLRGRAGRQGDPGESRFYISLEDDLMRLFGSERVKNMMDSLGIDDDQPIEHKILTKQIEQAQKKVEGINFDTRKHVLQYDDVMNKQREIIYAQRRKVLEGENLKESILEMVKSIIERNVEIYTAGSKYPEEWDIKGLLDHLYDMFLEKDSVVIDVDIDRLDKDVLTDIIYEEAVRQYEKKEAEIGPEQMREIERIVLLRVVDTKWMDHIDEMDQLRQGIGLRAYGQVDPLIEYKKIAFDMFEDLIQSIQEDTVKFLYHIQINKDNMIQREQVAKPISTNVDAEEKKQPVVKGKKVGRNDPCPCGSGKKYKKCCGANIKY, from the coding sequence ATGTTGAGCTTAGTTGAAAAAATATTTGGCAGCTACAGTGAAAGAGAAGTTAAGAGATTGGAACCAATTGCCGATAAGGTTTTGTCATATGAAGATCAAATGGCAAGACTTACGGATGCAGAGCTTAGGGCGAAAACAGATGAATTTAAAAATAGATTGAAAAATGGTGAAACTCTTGATGATATACTTCCCGAGGCTTTTGCGGTGGTAAGAGAGGCCGCTTGGAGAACTCTTAAAATGAAACATTTTAGAGTGCAGGTGATAGGCGGCATTGTCCTTCACCAAGGACGTATTGCTGAAATGAAAACTGGTGAAGGAAAAACTCTTGTCGCAACATTACCTGCATATCTTAATGCTTTAGAAGGCAAGGGAGTTCATATTGTAACTGTCAATGACTATTTGGCAAAAAGAGACCGCGATTGGATGGGCAAAATATACGAATTTTTAGGTTTAAGTGTTGGAGTGATACTCCATGATATGGGCCCAGAAGAAAGAAAAAAAGCCTACGCTGCAGATATAACATATGGGACTAACAATGAATTCGGATTTGACTATTTAAGAGATAACATGGTTATATACAAAGAAGACATGGTACAAAGAGAGCTCAATTATGCTATAGTGGACGAGGTAGACAGTATATTGATAGACGAAGCGAGGACTCCTCTTATCATATCAGGCATAGGCGAAAAATCCACTGACATGTATAAATTAGCTGACAGGTTTGTAAGGACCCTTAGAAGAGATGAAGACTACGTGGTTGACGAGAAGGCGAAAGCTGTAAGTTTAACTGAAAAAGGCGTTGTAAAAGCGGAAAAATTTTTTGGCATAAAAAATCTTGCAGATATTGAAAATATGGAAATTTCTCATCACATTAACCAGGCATTGAAAGCTCACGCCATAATGAAAAGAGATATAGACTATGTGGTAAAAGATGGTCAAGTCATTATAGTGGATGAATTTACAGGAAGGCTTATGTTTGGGAGAAGGTACAGTGAAGGCCTACATCAGGCTATTGAGGCAAAGGAAGGGGTTAAGGTAGAAAGAGAAAGCAAAACTTTAGCCACCATAACATTCCAGAATTACTTTAGAATGTATAAAAAATTAGCTGGTATGACAGGTACAGCTCAAACAGAAGAGCAAGAATTTAGGGCTATTTATGGATTAGATGTTGTAGTAATACCGACTAATAAGCCGATGATAAGAATAGACCATCCTGATGTGATATACAAAACAGAAGAAGCCAAGTTTAAAGCTGTTGTTGAGGACATTGTAGAACATCATAAAAAAGGTCAGCCTGTTCTAGTTGGTACCATTTCTATTGAAAAATCTGAAAAATTAAGCGCCATGTTAAAGAAAAGAGGGATACCTCATCAAGTATTAAATGCAAAGTACCATGAAAAAGAAGCAGAGATAATAGCACAGGCAGGAAGAAAAGGAGCAGTTACAATTGCTACAAACATGGCAGGCCGTGGTACTGATATCCTTTTAGGAGGTAATCCTGAATTTATAGCTAAGAAAAAGATGCATGAGGAGGGCTACTCAAAAGAAATTATTAACGAAGCTGCAGGATATGGCCCTGTTTCAGGCGAGGAAGTTAAAAAAGCCCGCGAGAGATATTTTGAGCTTCTTGAAGAGGCGAAAAAAGAGACTGAAAAAGAACACGATGAGGTTGTAAAGCTGGGTGGGCTTTACATTATAGGTACTGAAAGGCACGAAGCTAGGAGAATAGACAATCAGTTGAGAGGACGTGCAGGCCGTCAAGGTGACCCAGGAGAATCAAGATTTTATATATCTTTAGAAGACGACCTTATGAGACTTTTTGGCTCAGAAAGAGTAAAGAACATGATGGACAGTCTGGGAATTGATGATGACCAGCCCATAGAGCATAAGATTTTGACAAAACAAATAGAGCAGGCCCAGAAAAAGGTAGAGGGTATAAACTTTGACACTAGAAAACACGTTTTGCAGTATGACGATGTAATGAACAAACAAAGAGAGATAATATATGCCCAAAGGAGAAAGGTACTTGAAGGTGAAAACTTAAAAGAGTCTATTCTTGAGATGGTAAAAAGTATAATAGAGAGAAATGTTGAGATATATACTGCAGGAAGTAAGTATCCTGAGGAATGGGATATAAAAGGGCTTTTAGACCATCTTTACGACATGTTCCTTGAAAAAGACAGCGTGGTTATTGATGTTGATATAGATAGGCTTGACAAAGATGTCTTGACTGACATAATATATGAAGAGGCTGTAAGGCAATATGAGAAAAAAGAAGCGGAAATTGGTCCAGAGCAAATGAGGGAAATTGAGCGAATAGTTCTTTTAAGGGTTGTAGATACTAAGTGGATGGACCACATAGACGAAATGGACCAATTGCGTCAAGGCATAGGCTTAAGAGCTTATGGACAAGTGGACCCTCTTATTGAGTACAAAAAAATAGCTTTTGATATGTTTGAAGACTTGATACAAAGCATACAAGAGGATACTGTTAAATTCTTGTATCACATTCAAATTAATAAAGACAATATGATTCAAAGAGAACAGGTGGCGAAACCTATTTCCACTAATGTAGACGCAGAAGAGAAAAAACAGCCAGTTGTTAAAGGCAAAAAAGTTGGCAGAAATGACCCATGTCCTTGTGGCAGTGGTAAAAAGTATAAAAAATGTTGTGGTGCCAATATAAAATACTAA
- the prfB gene encoding peptide chain release factor 2 (programmed frameshift), which translates to MLQDYKAEVSNMIEEIKEMGVSLDIESVKREIEEIDKKMSDPAFWSDIKKSQELAKKQKALKELLEEYNSLVSKWEDLNTLIELGLEEGDESITDEVDKEYKELKKKLEDLKIKTLLNGPYDKNNAILSIHAGSGGTEAQDWAEMLLRMYTRWANDKGFEVETLDYLQGEEAGIKSVTLMIKGPFAYGYLKSEAGVHRLVRISPFDAAGRRHTSFALVEVLPELENDIEVEIRPEDLKIDTYRASGAGGQYVNKTESAVRITHLPTGIVVSCQSERSQIQNRETAMKMLKAKLLDLMMKEKKEKIEDLKGEHREAAWGNQIRSYVFQPYTLVKDHRTNYEVGNVQAVMDGEIDGFINAYLKQKSQGIS; encoded by the exons TTGTTGCAGGATTACAAAGCAGAAGTTTCAAACATGATTGAAGAAATAAAAGAAATGGGGGTTTCTCTT GACATAGAAAGTGTCAAAAGAGAAATAGAAGAAATAGACAAAAAGATGTCTGATCCTGCTTTTTGGAGCGATATAAAAAAGTCACAGGAATTAGCTAAAAAACAAAAAGCCTTAAAAGAACTTTTAGAAGAGTACAATTCTCTTGTGTCAAAATGGGAAGACTTAAATACACTTATTGAATTGGGTTTAGAAGAAGGGGATGAGTCGATAACTGACGAAGTAGACAAGGAATACAAAGAGCTCAAGAAAAAGTTAGAGGATTTAAAGATAAAAACACTATTAAATGGCCCCTATGATAAAAACAATGCCATACTTTCTATTCATGCAGGTTCAGGTGGTACAGAGGCTCAAGATTGGGCTGAAATGCTACTTCGCATGTATACAAGATGGGCTAATGACAAAGGTTTTGAAGTAGAAACCCTTGACTATTTGCAAGGAGAAGAAGCAGGAATAAAAAGTGTCACTCTTATGATAAAAGGGCCTTTTGCCTATGGATATCTTAAATCAGAGGCGGGTGTTCACCGCCTTGTGAGGATATCTCCTTTTGATGCGGCAGGTAGAAGGCATACTTCATTTGCACTTGTGGAAGTACTTCCTGAATTAGAAAATGATATTGAAGTGGAAATAAGGCCTGAGGATTTAAAAATTGACACTTATAGGGCTTCGGGTGCGGGAGGACAGTATGTAAATAAGACGGAGTCTGCTGTAAGGATTACCCACCTTCCAACAGGCATAGTGGTTTCCTGTCAGAGTGAAAGGTCTCAGATTCAAAACAGAGAAACTGCCATGAAAATGCTTAAAGCTAAACTTTTGGACCTCATGATGAAAGAGAAGAAAGAAAAAATCGAAGACTTAAAAGGAGAGCATAGAGAGGCAGCATGGGGCAACCAAATAAGATCTTATGTCTTCCAGCCCTATACTCTTGTAAAAGACCACAGGACAAATTATGAGGTGGGAAATGTTCAGGCAGTGATGGATGGGGAAATAGATGGATTTATAAACGCTTACCTAAAGCAAAAATCACAAGGGATATCTTAA
- a CDS encoding Tex family protein: MNRIKDILKKEFGLKDFQVENTIKLIDEGNTIPFIARYRKEATGSLSDEVLRNFYDRLTYLRNLEEKKQDTIRLIDEQGKLTEEIKAKIENATTLQEVEDIYRPFRPKRRTRATIAKEKGLEPLAKVISSNDVTDGDVKEYAKPYLNENVPTVEEAYQGAMDIIAEDISDDADIRKYIRSFTWNNGIIVTQALKEERSPYEMYYDYKEAVKTIPPHRILAINRAEREKYISVKIEIDSEKIINRLIESKVNKASIFAEYYKKAIEDSYKRLIAPSIEREIRNALTEKAEEKAIIVFKENLKSLLLQPPIKGHVVMGFDPAYRTGCKIAVVDETGKLLDTATVYPTPPQNDFENSKKVLKELIEKYNVTLIALGNGTASRESEMFIAELIKELSREVKYVIVNEAGASVYSASPIGTEEFPDINVSLRGAISLARRLQDPLAELVKIDPKSIGVGQYQHDVDQKKLGDALNGVVEDCVNSVGVDLNTASVSLLKYVSGINAAIAKNIVEYRNQIGKFTNREQLKNVKRLGDTTFTQCAGFLRILDGDNIFDSTAVHPERYETLEKLLEKFGYKKEKLDRKKLKDFANSLEEYGLEKISEEYDIGLPTLYDIVSELKKPGRDPREDLPKPILRSDVMTINELKPGMELMGTVRNVTDFGCFVDIGVHTDGLVHISEMSQGYIKHPLDVVSVGDIVKVRVLSVDIERNRISLSMK; the protein is encoded by the coding sequence ATGAATAGGATAAAGGATATATTAAAGAAAGAATTTGGATTAAAAGACTTTCAAGTGGAAAATACAATAAAGCTTATTGATGAAGGAAATACAATTCCTTTTATTGCAAGGTACAGGAAAGAAGCGACAGGAAGTTTGTCAGATGAGGTTTTAAGAAATTTTTATGACCGACTTACATATTTGAGAAACCTTGAAGAGAAGAAACAGGATACTATAAGGTTAATTGATGAACAGGGAAAACTGACAGAGGAGATAAAAGCAAAAATAGAAAATGCCACAACTTTACAAGAAGTAGAGGACATATACAGGCCTTTTAGGCCAAAAAGAAGGACAAGGGCGACCATTGCGAAAGAAAAAGGCTTGGAACCTCTTGCAAAGGTTATTTCTTCAAATGATGTAACAGATGGGGATGTAAAGGAATACGCAAAGCCTTATCTTAATGAAAATGTTCCAACAGTTGAAGAAGCATACCAAGGAGCAATGGATATAATTGCAGAGGATATATCTGATGACGCTGATATAAGGAAATACATAAGGAGTTTTACATGGAATAACGGAATTATAGTGACACAGGCATTAAAAGAGGAGAGGTCTCCTTATGAGATGTATTATGACTATAAAGAAGCTGTAAAGACAATACCGCCTCATAGGATTCTTGCGATAAACAGGGCAGAAAGGGAAAAATACATATCTGTAAAAATTGAGATAGATAGTGAGAAAATAATAAATAGGCTTATAGAATCAAAAGTAAATAAAGCTTCAATATTTGCAGAGTATTACAAGAAAGCAATTGAAGATTCCTACAAAAGGCTTATTGCGCCTTCAATAGAGAGAGAGATAAGGAATGCTCTTACGGAAAAAGCAGAAGAAAAGGCAATAATAGTTTTTAAAGAAAATCTAAAAAGTCTTTTACTCCAGCCGCCAATAAAAGGACATGTTGTTATGGGATTCGACCCTGCCTATAGGACAGGATGTAAAATTGCTGTTGTAGATGAAACGGGAAAACTTTTGGACACTGCTACAGTATATCCTACTCCTCCTCAAAATGATTTTGAAAATTCTAAAAAGGTTTTAAAAGAGTTAATAGAAAAATACAATGTCACTTTAATCGCTTTGGGAAATGGAACTGCTTCAAGAGAGAGTGAAATGTTTATAGCAGAGCTTATAAAAGAACTTTCAAGAGAAGTAAAATATGTGATAGTGAATGAAGCAGGGGCATCAGTCTATTCTGCTTCTCCAATAGGTACAGAGGAATTTCCTGATATAAACGTAAGTTTAAGAGGAGCTATCTCACTGGCGCGAAGGCTTCAAGACCCATTGGCAGAGCTTGTAAAAATTGATCCAAAGTCCATCGGGGTAGGACAGTATCAACACGATGTAGACCAGAAAAAACTGGGAGATGCTTTAAACGGTGTTGTAGAAGATTGTGTAAACAGCGTAGGTGTTGATTTAAACACTGCATCAGTATCTCTTTTAAAATACGTTTCAGGGATAAATGCTGCTATTGCCAAGAATATTGTTGAATATCGAAACCAAATAGGCAAGTTTACAAATAGGGAGCAGCTTAAAAATGTAAAAAGATTAGGAGATACTACTTTTACACAATGTGCGGGTTTTTTGAGAATTTTGGACGGTGACAATATCTTTGACTCAACAGCAGTTCACCCAGAGAGGTACGAAACCTTAGAAAAGCTTTTAGAAAAATTTGGGTATAAAAAAGAAAAATTAGATAGAAAAAAGTTAAAAGACTTTGCTAATTCTTTAGAAGAATACGGATTAGAGAAGATTTCAGAGGAATACGATATAGGACTTCCTACTCTTTATGACATAGTTTCAGAGCTTAAAAAACCTGGAAGAGATCCCAGAGAGGATTTGCCTAAGCCAATTTTGAGGTCTGATGTAATGACTATAAATGAGCTAAAACCAGGCATGGAACTTATGGGAACAGTTAGGAATGTCACTGATTTTGGCTGCTTTGTAGATATAGGGGTTCATACTGATGGGCTTGTTCATATTTCTGAGATGTCTCAAGGCTACATAAAGCATCCTCTTGATGTGGTTTCAGTGGGAGACATTGTAAAAGTGAGAGTTTTAAGTGTTGACATTGAGAGAAATAGAATTTCTCTTTCAATGAAATAA
- the cobN gene encoding cobaltochelatase subunit CobN produces the protein MKRITAVVWHSYATLLRKVSEELKGVLDVKVYSARLLEEGKEDIDELYKEMEESDLLFFYRSSGESVWTELESKVKTMNKPVVCTAFDPTFWSMSNVNISIPAKCYAYMTQGGNENFLQMFLMLAAEVLGLNVSYSEPKEYPWEGIYHPDASKIFSSVEEYFSWYKIHRKNNIANKNFTQIPTVGLLFARSYWVNNNTAVEDMLIRTLEEKGLNVIPVFCYSVKDDGLGTRSAGEVVRQYFIKEGKPLINALIKLMSFFLESSKQEFDKKETASKGVSLLQELGVPVFEPVVSYYKTIEEWQEDPQGLNTDISWTIAMPEFEGVIEPIFIGAIERKDGFERRVPVEERIKKLVDRINKWIMLQLKPVQARKVAFILHNNPCASVEATVGGGANLDTLESVARILSCMKERGYDVELPADGKELIKTIMERKAISEFRWTTIDEIVNKGGVIKFMDVDEYCRWFDTLEPEVKKRITEAWGNPPGEEMNGVPAAMVYDGKIAITGVKLGNAYVCVQPKRGCAGSRCDGRVCKILHDPDIPPPHQYLATYKYLEEQVDVIVHVGTHGNLEFLPGKGVALSQNCYPDIAIGNIPHLYIYNADNPPEGTIAKRRSYATLVDHMQTVMTQGGLYDELAELDRYMEEYEKAKVADPARAHALKHMIIDEIKRTNLDKQIPLENAHDSFEEVAERVHALLSVIRNTQIQDGQHIFGDIPEGERRVEFINSIMRFDSGNEVSLRRVVARLMNLELSELLSDQSKICLKYGKSYGALLEEVDRVSKAFLAHLIEGIEIDTNLAREVLKEKFVCEEALKDLNALLPRVMDLNERVEASKEIDALLSGFEGKYIPAGPSGLITRGRDDVLPTGRNFYSLDPYRVPTKAAYEVGKRLAEKVIEKYLKEEGRYPENIAIYWMCNDIMWADGEGLGQMLYLLGVRPKWLPNGRVSGIEVIPLEELGRPRIDLTVRVSGITRDNFPNCIELLDEAIQTVAALDEPEEQNFVRKHTLSQLKGSKGEEAWRNATLRIFASKPGTYSAGVNLAVYASAWKEEKDLADIFVYWNGYAYGKNTFGKEAFKELQSSLKTVDVTYNKVVCDEYDLFGCCCYFGTHGGMTAAARVASGKEVKTYYGDTREPEHVEVRTLADEVRRVVRTKLLNPKWIEGQKRHGYKGASDISKRIGRVYGWEATTQEVDDWIFDDIAKTFILNRENRQFFKENNPWAMEEIVRRLLEAEQRGLWKADPQVLESLRETYLEIEGWLEEDMGDVKGEFQGGAIDILTAEEVSDWGAKMKEVKAKLGEEN, from the coding sequence GTGAAAAGAATTACGGCTGTAGTATGGCATAGTTATGCAACACTTCTAAGAAAGGTGAGTGAGGAATTAAAAGGAGTTTTGGATGTAAAAGTTTATTCAGCACGCCTTCTTGAAGAAGGGAAAGAAGATATTGATGAACTTTATAAAGAAATGGAAGAATCAGATTTGCTGTTTTTCTATCGATCATCGGGAGAAAGTGTATGGACGGAACTGGAGTCCAAAGTAAAAACCATGAATAAACCGGTTGTTTGTACTGCTTTTGACCCTACATTTTGGTCCATGTCAAATGTTAATATAAGCATACCTGCAAAATGTTATGCTTACATGACACAGGGAGGTAATGAAAATTTCCTCCAAATGTTTTTGATGCTGGCAGCGGAAGTACTTGGCTTAAATGTTTCTTATTCAGAACCAAAGGAATATCCGTGGGAAGGGATCTATCATCCTGATGCTTCAAAAATCTTTTCTTCTGTTGAAGAATATTTTTCTTGGTATAAAATACACAGAAAAAATAATATAGCGAACAAAAATTTTACCCAAATACCAACAGTAGGTTTGCTCTTTGCACGCAGTTATTGGGTAAATAATAATACAGCTGTAGAGGACATGTTGATACGTACCTTAGAAGAAAAAGGATTGAATGTTATACCTGTTTTCTGTTATTCCGTGAAAGATGATGGACTTGGTACAAGAAGTGCCGGAGAGGTTGTACGGCAATATTTTATAAAAGAAGGAAAACCTTTAATCAATGCCTTGATAAAACTTATGTCTTTCTTTTTGGAAAGCAGTAAGCAGGAGTTTGATAAGAAAGAAACAGCTTCTAAAGGTGTATCCTTGTTACAAGAATTGGGGGTGCCTGTATTTGAACCGGTGGTATCTTATTATAAGACAATCGAGGAATGGCAAGAAGATCCTCAAGGTTTGAATACGGATATTTCGTGGACAATAGCGATGCCTGAGTTTGAGGGAGTGATAGAACCTATATTTATTGGAGCAATCGAGCGAAAAGATGGCTTCGAGAGGCGGGTACCAGTGGAAGAAAGGATAAAAAAGCTGGTTGATCGCATAAACAAATGGATAATGCTTCAGTTAAAGCCTGTTCAGGCAAGAAAGGTAGCTTTTATACTTCATAATAATCCTTGTGCATCTGTGGAAGCAACAGTTGGAGGAGGAGCAAATTTAGATACTTTAGAAAGTGTGGCTCGTATACTGAGTTGCATGAAAGAAAGGGGTTATGATGTAGAACTCCCTGCTGATGGCAAAGAGTTGATTAAAACAATTATGGAAAGAAAAGCTATATCTGAATTCAGATGGACAACCATTGACGAGATTGTTAATAAAGGCGGAGTGATTAAATTCATGGATGTGGATGAATATTGCCGCTGGTTTGATACATTGGAACCAGAGGTTAAAAAGCGCATAACAGAGGCATGGGGTAATCCGCCAGGGGAAGAAATGAATGGTGTTCCAGCGGCAATGGTTTATGATGGGAAGATTGCCATAACCGGTGTAAAACTTGGCAATGCCTATGTGTGTGTACAGCCCAAGAGGGGATGTGCAGGTTCCAGGTGTGATGGACGGGTTTGTAAGATACTGCATGACCCTGATATTCCACCACCCCACCAGTATTTGGCTACTTACAAATATCTGGAAGAGCAAGTAGATGTAATTGTTCATGTAGGAACCCATGGTAATCTTGAGTTTTTGCCAGGGAAAGGAGTTGCACTGTCACAAAATTGTTATCCAGACATTGCTATTGGTAATATTCCTCATTTATACATATATAATGCGGATAATCCTCCAGAAGGAACTATTGCCAAGAGGAGAAGTTATGCTACTCTTGTTGATCATATGCAAACTGTGATGACACAGGGAGGGCTCTATGATGAACTTGCCGAGCTTGATAGATATATGGAGGAATATGAAAAGGCTAAAGTTGCGGATCCTGCAAGAGCCCATGCATTAAAGCATATGATAATAGACGAAATAAAGCGGACAAATCTTGACAAGCAGATACCGCTGGAAAACGCTCATGATTCTTTTGAAGAAGTAGCTGAAAGGGTTCATGCTTTGCTTTCGGTAATCAGGAATACACAGATTCAGGACGGGCAGCATATATTTGGGGATATCCCTGAAGGGGAGCGGCGTGTAGAGTTTATAAATTCTATTATGCGTTTTGATAGTGGCAATGAAGTTTCTTTGAGACGTGTCGTAGCAAGGCTTATGAACTTAGAGCTTTCTGAACTTCTCAGTGATCAGAGTAAAATTTGTTTAAAATATGGTAAATCCTATGGGGCTCTTTTGGAAGAAGTTGATAGAGTTTCTAAAGCCTTTTTAGCTCATCTTATTGAGGGTATAGAGATAGATACAAATCTTGCAAGAGAGGTATTGAAAGAAAAGTTTGTTTGTGAAGAAGCTTTGAAAGATTTAAATGCTCTTTTGCCACGGGTAATGGACTTAAACGAAAGGGTTGAAGCTTCGAAAGAGATAGATGCTCTCTTGTCTGGTTTTGAAGGTAAATACATTCCAGCAGGACCGTCGGGTTTGATTACAAGAGGCAGAGATGACGTTTTGCCGACAGGCAGGAACTTTTATTCATTGGATCCTTACAGAGTTCCTACTAAAGCAGCATATGAGGTAGGAAAACGTCTTGCAGAAAAGGTGATAGAAAAGTACTTGAAGGAAGAAGGGCGTTATCCCGAGAATATTGCTATATACTGGATGTGCAATGACATCATGTGGGCTGACGGCGAAGGATTGGGGCAGATGCTTTACCTTTTAGGTGTACGCCCAAAATGGTTGCCAAACGGCCGGGTAAGTGGTATTGAAGTGATTCCACTTGAAGAACTTGGACGACCGAGGATTGATCTAACAGTTAGGGTTTCAGGAATTACGAGGGATAACTTTCCAAATTGCATTGAATTGTTAGATGAAGCTATTCAGACTGTTGCTGCTTTGGATGAGCCCGAAGAACAGAACTTTGTCAGAAAACATACGCTTTCCCAATTGAAGGGTAGTAAAGGGGAGGAAGCATGGAGAAATGCCACATTAAGGATATTTGCTTCTAAACCTGGCACCTATTCTGCAGGCGTTAATCTTGCTGTTTATGCTTCGGCATGGAAAGAAGAAAAGGACCTTGCAGATATCTTTGTTTATTGGAATGGATATGCTTACGGCAAGAACACATTTGGCAAAGAGGCTTTCAAAGAACTTCAGTCAAGTCTTAAAACAGTGGATGTGACTTATAACAAAGTTGTATGCGATGAATATGACCTTTTTGGTTGCTGCTGTTATTTTGGTACTCATGGTGGTATGACGGCAGCGGCAAGGGTGGCTTCCGGAAAGGAGGTGAAAACCTACTACGGCGATACCAGGGAACCCGAACATGTTGAAGTGAGAACCTTAGCGGATGAAGTGCGAAGGGTTGTAAGGACCAAGCTTTTAAATCCAAAATGGATAGAAGGACAGAAACGGCACGGCTATAAGGGAGCGAGTGACATTTCCAAGCGTATAGGGCGTGTTTATGGCTGGGAAGCGACTACCCAAGAGGTAGATGATTGGATTTTTGATGATATTGCGAAAACCTTTATTCTCAACAGAGAAAATCGACAGTTTTTTAAAGAAAATAATCCGTGGGCAATGGAGGAAATAGTCCGCCGTCTCTTAGAAGCTGAGCAAAGGGGATTGTGGAAGGCTGACCCACAAGTATTAGAAAGTTTAAGAGAAACGTATCTTGAAATAGAAGGTTGGCTGGAAGAAGACATGGGTGACGTAAAGGGAGAGTTTCAAGGCGGTGCCATTGATATCCTCACAGCGGAAGAAGTTTCTGATTGGGGAGCCAAGATGAAAGAAGTCAAAGCAAAGCTGGGAGAGGAAAATTAA